The Candidatus Methylomirabilota bacterium nucleotide sequence ATCTACAAGGACGGCACGCCGATCGCGTACGACCCGGCCGACTTCCCCGGCTCCTTCGATCGCGCGCTCTCCGTGCTGGGCTACGACGAGTGGCGCAAGCGCCAGAAGACGCACGCGAACGGCACGCACCGCCTCGGCATCGGCGTCTCCTGCTACGCGCAGGGCTCGGGCTTGGGCCCCTACGAAGGCGCCACCGTCCGCGTGGACCCGAGCGGCAAGGTCTACGTCCTCATCGGCGTGACGGCGCAGGGGCAAGGGCACGCGACGACGCTGGCGCAGATCGCGGCGGCGGAGCTGGGCGCCAACTTCGAGGACGTGCACGTCATGGCGGGCGACACGACCCAGTTCCCTTTCGGCATGGGCACGGGCGGCAGTCGCGTCATGGCCAACAGCGGCCCCGCCGTCGCCCAGACCGCGCGCGAGGTGAAGCAGAAGGCCCAGCGCGTCGCGGCCGAGCTGCTCGAGGCCGCGCCCGAGGACATCCGCATCGAGCGCGGTGAGGCCTTCGTCATCGGCTCGCCAAGCAGGAGCGTGACGCTCGCGCGACTCGCGCTGGCCGCCGTGAAATCCAAGGCGCTGAAGCCCACACCTCAAACTCCAATGGCCGAGCCGGGGCTGAACGCCTGCACCTACTTCTATCCCGCCACGGTGACGTGGGCCTTCGGCACCCAGGCCGCCGTCGTGGACGTGGACGTCGAGTCCTGTCGCGCGCGCCTCTTGGCCTACGCCGTGGTCCACGACCCGGGGCGCGCGATCAATCCGGCCATCGTCGAGGGCCAGCTTCAGGGCGGCGCCGTCCAGGGCATCGCCGCGGGGCTCCTGGAAGAGCTGGTCTACGACGAGGGCGGACAACTGCTGACGGGCTCCTTCATGGACTACTGCATCCCCAAGTGCGACGACGTGCCGGAGATCCCGGTGGCGCTCACCGAGCACCGCTCGGTCATCAACCCGCTCGGCGTCAAGGGCGTGGGCGAGAGCGGCGCCATCCCGGGCGCGGCCGCCATCGTCAACGCCGTCGAAGACGCGCTCGCCGAGTTCGGCGTCGTCCTCCGCGAGGCGCCCGCCACACCCACGCGCATCTGGCAGGCGATGCAGGAAGCCCGCCGCCGCGCATGAAGGACAAGAAGCCCGCGCCGTCGACCCTGGTGCTGCTGGTGCGCCACGGCCTCACGCCGACCACGGGCGTGAAGCTGCCCGGCCGCGCGCGCGGCCTGCACCTCTCCGACGAGGGCCGCCGCCAGGCCGAAGCCGCCGCCGCGCGCATCGCCAAGATCCTGAAGCTGGTTGCCATCTACTCTTCGCCGCTCGAGCGGGCGCGCGAAACCGCGCAGATCATCGCGAAAGCGCGCAACATGGCCGTGCGCATCGAGCGCGGCCTCCTGGAGCTGGACATCGGCAAGTGGACGGGCATGGCGCTGAAGGACGCGGGAAGCAAACCCGAGTGGAAGGCCGTCCAGCAGCATCCGAGCGGCTTCCGCTTCGAGGGCGGCGAGTCGTTCACCGAGATGCAGGCGCGCGTCACGGGCGCCATCGCGCGCATCGTGGCCCGTCACCCGGG carries:
- a CDS encoding histidine phosphatase family protein, which produces MKDKKPAPSTLVLLVRHGLTPTTGVKLPGRARGLHLSDEGRRQAEAAAARIAKILKLVAIYSSPLERARETAQIIAKARNMAVRIERGLLELDIGKWTGMALKDAGSKPEWKAVQQHPSGFRFEGGESFTEMQARVTGAIARIVARHPGRIVVAVSHADPIKAVVAHALGTPLDLFQRIMIGTASITAIAYRSSGAAVLTVNSMDGDLSALGIK
- a CDS encoding molybdopterin cofactor-binding domain-containing protein, which gives rise to IYKDGTPIAYDPADFPGSFDRALSVLGYDEWRKRQKTHANGTHRLGIGVSCYAQGSGLGPYEGATVRVDPSGKVYVLIGVTAQGQGHATTLAQIAAAELGANFEDVHVMAGDTTQFPFGMGTGGSRVMANSGPAVAQTAREVKQKAQRVAAELLEAAPEDIRIERGEAFVIGSPSRSVTLARLALAAVKSKALKPTPQTPMAEPGLNACTYFYPATVTWAFGTQAAVVDVDVESCRARLLAYAVVHDPGRAINPAIVEGQLQGGAVQGIAAGLLEELVYDEGGQLLTGSFMDYCIPKCDDVPEIPVALTEHRSVINPLGVKGVGESGAIPGAAAIVNAVEDALAEFGVVLREAPATPTRIWQAMQEARRRA